One Thermus sp. CCB_US3_UF1 DNA window includes the following coding sequences:
- a CDS encoding tetratricopeptide repeat protein — MPDELRLYLKERFGVQGPVSPSRFEAELARRLGSPGKRQPLLRAWRAYLGGGGREAVRSFYREVLKVPRGEALVYGMHLPFLEFYARELPQRVEGRVLEVGAFTGALVGYLQRKRPELSWHALDGVEEAVAVGRRRVPEVAWHLGWAEEVELPPFDTLLLLSVFPEGWVEEGMESRLEPEAFWKRFSFFARLPRFLRLLRPGGLLAYGHGPFLGKSLEGVEEGLRRLGFQEVERVGEGEYFLVLARRPEALAEVSLEEAWEDLPALEEPVAVAVAEPDLAEVQALLEAGQYAEVLARLPEGVEGEAAYLRGRALFALSRFAEAEEALRRAMREEAEDLRALVLVELKDYERAKGRLEALAGRGGRYRLALGRVYLAQGRYADALRQFVESGLPEAEVYVREALEGIEGRMRRFAREGEWTEVSRRAEFVEDLSPGLLTREMLRLGLRAALLQGLFARAERYARRLADLDEAEGFLGLALAAVRLRTPLEHKGEDLKAVEPYLTEALARAEIPEALLLLGILREREGRFREALYLLERAARHGEGEVAGMAFHHLAEVKRALRRPLREVLGDHKRAHALKAYPAPYLFHLAQEALAGGEEVLARELLSRARDAGLAEVAEEDLLGLLSLLERLEGPWAAFSVLYQALGRTPRPPLELLALAYRLSRSFRESPEAESVRGQYLAALYGAGRAKEAEAVLLEELRAHPQALEVLFDLAEHHETQGEWRQAAEYWQKALEVALYGEKDLGLAREVLRNLLFLRPHDESLALYLEELKAVGQGLKAMGEEPPEVPQDPEGLLEEALPRFHGEHLLVVGGHTQLRSRLVPLLEARGLRVDWFDADSAGVGKEALKRIQNRLEKAHGLMIVSSYVGHDLSEPVRLEAERLGVPVHIIPGRARGATGFLRALKAFAPELFKRALKGHGRGP, encoded by the coding sequence ATGCCGGACGAGCTAAGGCTTTACCTGAAGGAGCGGTTTGGCGTTCAGGGGCCGGTTTCCCCTTCCCGCTTTGAGGCGGAGCTGGCCAGGCGCCTGGGCAGCCCCGGCAAGCGCCAACCCCTGCTCCGGGCCTGGCGGGCCTACCTGGGGGGTGGGGGCCGGGAGGCGGTGCGAAGTTTTTACCGCGAGGTCCTGAAGGTGCCCCGGGGGGAGGCCCTGGTCTACGGCATGCACCTGCCCTTCCTGGAGTTTTACGCCCGGGAGCTACCCCAAAGGGTGGAGGGCCGGGTCCTGGAGGTGGGGGCCTTCACCGGGGCCCTGGTGGGGTACCTGCAAAGGAAGCGGCCCGAGCTCTCCTGGCACGCCCTGGACGGGGTGGAGGAGGCGGTGGCGGTGGGGCGGAGGCGGGTGCCGGAGGTGGCCTGGCACCTGGGCTGGGCGGAGGAGGTGGAGCTCCCTCCCTTTGACACCCTGCTCCTCCTCTCCGTCTTCCCCGAGGGCTGGGTGGAGGAGGGGATGGAAAGCCGCCTGGAGCCCGAGGCCTTTTGGAAGCGCTTTTCTTTCTTTGCCCGCCTCCCCCGTTTCCTCCGCCTCCTCCGCCCCGGGGGGCTTTTGGCCTACGGCCACGGCCCCTTCCTGGGCAAGAGCCTCGAGGGGGTGGAGGAAGGGCTGAGGCGGCTAGGCTTTCAGGAGGTGGAGCGGGTGGGGGAGGGGGAGTACTTCCTGGTCCTGGCCCGGAGGCCCGAGGCCCTGGCGGAGGTTTCCCTAGAGGAGGCCTGGGAGGACCTCCCTGCCCTAGAGGAACCTGTGGCCGTGGCCGTGGCGGAACCCGACCTGGCCGAGGTCCAGGCCCTTCTGGAAGCCGGGCAGTACGCCGAGGTCCTTGCCCGCCTGCCCGAGGGGGTGGAAGGGGAGGCCGCCTACCTGCGGGGCAGGGCCCTCTTTGCCCTTTCCCGCTTTGCCGAGGCTGAGGAGGCCCTGCGGCGGGCCATGCGGGAGGAGGCGGAGGACTTGAGGGCCTTGGTCCTGGTGGAGCTCAAGGACTACGAGCGGGCTAAGGGGCGCCTCGAGGCCCTGGCCGGGCGGGGGGGGCGGTACCGCCTGGCCCTGGGCCGGGTCTACCTGGCCCAGGGGCGGTACGCGGATGCCCTGCGCCAGTTCGTGGAGTCGGGCCTGCCCGAGGCCGAGGTCTACGTGCGGGAGGCCCTGGAGGGGATCGAGGGGCGCATGCGCCGCTTCGCCCGGGAAGGGGAGTGGACCGAGGTGAGCCGCCGGGCGGAGTTCGTGGAGGACCTCTCCCCGGGGCTCCTCACCCGGGAGATGCTCCGGCTTGGCCTAAGGGCCGCCCTCCTCCAGGGCCTCTTCGCCCGGGCGGAGCGCTACGCCCGGAGGCTGGCCGATTTGGATGAGGCGGAGGGCTTTTTGGGCCTGGCCCTGGCCGCCGTGCGCCTGCGCACCCCCTTGGAGCACAAGGGGGAGGACCTGAAGGCGGTGGAGCCCTACCTCACGGAGGCCCTGGCCCGGGCGGAGATCCCCGAGGCCCTCCTCCTTTTGGGCATCCTGCGGGAGCGGGAGGGGCGTTTCCGCGAGGCCCTTTACCTCCTGGAGCGGGCGGCCCGCCACGGGGAGGGGGAGGTGGCGGGGATGGCCTTCCACCACCTGGCGGAGGTGAAGCGGGCCCTGCGCCGGCCCCTGCGGGAGGTGCTGGGGGACCACAAGCGGGCCCACGCCCTGAAGGCCTACCCCGCCCCCTACCTCTTCCACCTGGCCCAGGAGGCCCTGGCCGGGGGGGAGGAGGTCCTGGCCCGGGAACTCCTCTCCCGGGCCCGGGATGCCGGGCTTGCCGAGGTGGCGGAGGAGGACCTCTTGGGCCTGCTTTCCCTTTTGGAGAGGCTGGAGGGGCCTTGGGCGGCCTTTAGCGTCCTCTACCAGGCCCTAGGCCGCACCCCCAGGCCCCCCTTGGAGCTTTTGGCCCTGGCCTACCGCCTCTCCCGCTCCTTCCGGGAAAGCCCCGAGGCGGAAAGCGTGCGGGGGCAGTACCTGGCGGCCCTGTACGGGGCAGGGCGGGCCAAGGAGGCGGAGGCGGTCCTCCTGGAGGAACTTAGGGCCCACCCGCAGGCCCTGGAGGTCCTCTTTGACCTGGCGGAGCACCACGAGACCCAAGGAGAGTGGCGTCAGGCGGCGGAGTACTGGCAGAAGGCCCTGGAGGTGGCCCTCTACGGGGAGAAGGACCTGGGCCTGGCCCGGGAGGTGCTGCGCAACCTCCTCTTCCTGCGCCCCCACGACGAGAGCCTGGCCCTGTACCTGGAGGAGCTCAAGGCGGTGGGCCAGGGCCTGAAGGCCATGGGGGAGGAGCCCCCGGAAGTCCCCCAGGACCCCGAGGGGCTTTTGGAGGAGGCCCTGCCCCGCTTCCACGGGGAGCACCTTTTGGTGGTGGGGGGGCATACCCAGCTCCGGAGCCGTCTGGTGCCCCTTTTGGAGGCTCGGGGCCTCCGGGTGGACTGGTTTGATGCCGACAGCGCCGGGGTGGGGAAGGAGGCCCTGAAGCGCATCCAGAACCGCCTGGAAAAGGCCCATGGCCTGATGATCGTTTCCAGCTACGTGGGCCACGACCTTTCCGAGCCCGTGCGCCTCGAGGCCGAACGCCTGGGAGTACCCGTGCACATCATCCCTGGCCGGGCCCGGGGGGCCACGGGGTTCTTGCGGGCCTTGAAGGCCTTCGCCCCCGAACTCTTCAAGCGGGCCCTCAAGGGGCATGGCCGGGGCCCTTGA
- a CDS encoding methylated-DNA--[protein]-cysteine S-methyltransferase, translated as MLLSTPIGPLWLEVSPLGVRRLVPALFPRGKEAEGPWAEAVREGVRAYFAGAKPDFLDLPLDYTGLSPARVALYERVRRIPYGRKESYGSLARELGLSPRAVGAGMRASPFFLLVPAHRVVHADGRLGGFAGQEGLKAWLLRFEGAWP; from the coding sequence ATGCTCCTTTCCACCCCCATCGGCCCCCTATGGCTGGAGGTTTCCCCCTTAGGGGTGCGCCGCCTGGTGCCCGCCCTCTTCCCCCGGGGCAAGGAGGCGGAAGGGCCCTGGGCCGAGGCGGTGCGGGAAGGGGTCCGGGCCTACTTCGCCGGGGCGAAGCCGGATTTCTTGGACCTTCCCCTGGACTACACCGGCCTTTCCCCGGCCCGGGTAGCCCTGTACGAGCGGGTACGCCGCATCCCCTACGGGCGGAAGGAAAGCTACGGGAGCCTGGCCCGGGAGCTGGGCCTTTCCCCCCGGGCGGTGGGGGCGGGGATGCGGGCCTCCCCCTTCTTCCTCCTGGTTCCCGCCCACCGGGTGGTCCACGCCGACGGGCGGCTTGGGGGGTTCGCCGGACAGGAGGGGCTTAAGGCCTGGCTCCTCCGCTTTGAGGGGGCCTGGCCCTAG
- the bshC gene encoding bacillithiol biosynthesis cysteine-adding enzyme BshC, which translates to MEPALLARLLGLPQGMEALRERMGRVGHPGLLPALSAYLKRLGAPEEARRFLERLPQGAVVTGQQAGLLGGPALTFYKAHSALSLAGEVGGAAVFWVASQDHDVEEVRHLHLLWEEEVRTLSLPLPPLPAGRLSLEPHRERLREFLGPWAREARVAYALEGRTLAEFFARLLLAFLGERGLLPFDPMAEELAPLFQEALERELSDPLASAEAINQEAERIRSLGGKPPLGRKPGATNLFLETDARRLLHYEGGVFRDGVRTYTRKELLELLRTDPTRLTPAAGLRPIFQDLVLPTAGFVVGPNEFRYVAELTRVYGLYGLPVPALFLRLQGVVLEPPVVRILGRYALDPWAFLARGEEAFLDAVRKTLEEFRQLEEDLARLLAQAEALAERAKALEPTLERPFRRYRARLQGEGERLWRKLLRARLHRDGVLLHHLERLKRHLLPLGLPQERVFPFAMYALRHPEALRRLEEAPGYGRAVLTLG; encoded by the coding sequence GTGGAACCTGCCCTTCTGGCCCGCCTCCTGGGCCTACCCCAGGGGATGGAGGCCTTGCGGGAACGGATGGGCCGCGTGGGCCACCCCGGCCTCCTCCCCGCCCTTTCCGCCTACCTAAAGCGCCTGGGAGCCCCCGAGGAGGCCCGGCGTTTCCTGGAGCGCCTGCCGCAGGGGGCGGTGGTGACCGGCCAGCAGGCGGGGCTTTTGGGGGGGCCGGCCCTTACCTTTTACAAGGCCCACTCCGCCCTTTCCTTGGCCGGGGAGGTGGGGGGGGCGGCGGTCTTCTGGGTGGCCTCCCAGGACCACGACGTGGAGGAGGTCCGCCACCTCCACCTCCTTTGGGAGGAGGAGGTGCGCACCCTTTCCCTGCCCCTTCCCCCCCTGCCCGCAGGCCGCCTATCCCTCGAGCCCCACCGGGAGCGCTTGCGGGAATTCCTAGGCCCCTGGGCCCGCGAGGCCCGGGTGGCCTATGCCCTGGAGGGGCGGACCCTGGCCGAGTTCTTCGCCCGCCTCCTCCTGGCCTTCCTGGGGGAGCGGGGTCTTCTGCCCTTTGACCCCATGGCCGAGGAGCTGGCCCCCCTCTTCCAGGAGGCCCTGGAGCGGGAGCTTTCCGACCCCCTGGCCAGCGCCGAGGCCATCAACCAAGAGGCGGAGCGGATCCGCTCCCTGGGGGGTAAGCCGCCCCTGGGGCGGAAGCCGGGGGCCACCAACCTCTTTTTGGAAACCGATGCCCGGCGGCTTCTCCACTACGAAGGGGGGGTTTTCCGCGATGGGGTGCGGACCTACACCCGGAAGGAGCTTCTGGAACTCCTCCGCACCGACCCCACCCGGCTGACCCCGGCGGCGGGCCTGAGGCCCATCTTCCAGGACCTCGTCCTCCCTACCGCGGGCTTTGTGGTGGGGCCCAACGAGTTCCGCTACGTGGCCGAGCTCACCCGGGTCTACGGGCTTTACGGCCTGCCCGTTCCCGCCCTTTTCCTGCGCCTGCAGGGGGTGGTGCTGGAGCCCCCGGTGGTCCGCATCCTGGGGCGTTATGCCCTGGACCCCTGGGCCTTCCTGGCCCGGGGGGAGGAGGCCTTTTTGGATGCCGTGCGGAAGACCCTGGAGGAGTTCCGCCAGCTAGAGGAGGACCTGGCCCGGCTCCTGGCCCAGGCGGAGGCCCTGGCGGAGCGGGCCAAAGCCCTGGAGCCCACCCTGGAACGGCCTTTTCGCCGGTACCGGGCGCGGCTTCAAGGGGAAGGGGAGAGGCTTTGGCGCAAGCTCCTGCGGGCCCGCCTGCACCGGGATGGGGTCTTGCTCCACCACCTGGAGCGCCTCAAGCGCCACCTCCTGCCCCTGGGCCTTCCCCAGGAGCGGGTCTTTCCCTTTGCCATGTACGCCCTCCGCCACCCCGAGGCCCTGCGCCGCCTGGAGGAGGCCCCGGGGTACGGCCGGGCGGTTTTGACCCTGGGTTAG
- a CDS encoding Crp/Fnr family transcriptional regulator, with amino-acid sequence MFQELAPEARREAARVFQPLRVRRGAPLYALGDPVDGLYLVREGFLWLEGPRSPTGEAATLGVVGPGGLLGEEALVGEARRTAGASALTYGELLFAPKGELKALRDRFPEVEAWLLKGIYARLKAAEERLWEVRHLSVGQRLARLLLRLSQGGEVALSHQDLAHMVGATRETVTKLLGEWALLGWVDLGYRRVEVRAREALAQQAGAL; translated from the coding sequence ATGTTCCAGGAGCTGGCCCCAGAGGCCCGGAGGGAGGCCGCCCGGGTCTTCCAACCCCTAAGGGTCCGGCGGGGCGCCCCTCTCTACGCCCTGGGGGACCCTGTGGACGGGCTTTACCTGGTGCGGGAGGGGTTTTTGTGGCTGGAGGGCCCCCGTTCGCCCACCGGGGAGGCCGCCACCTTGGGGGTGGTGGGCCCGGGAGGGCTTCTGGGCGAGGAGGCCTTGGTGGGGGAGGCGAGGCGCACCGCCGGGGCCAGCGCCCTCACCTACGGCGAGCTCCTCTTCGCCCCCAAGGGGGAGCTAAAGGCCCTGCGGGACCGCTTCCCGGAGGTGGAAGCCTGGCTCCTCAAGGGGATCTACGCCCGCCTCAAGGCGGCGGAAGAAAGGCTTTGGGAGGTACGCCACCTCTCCGTGGGCCAGCGCCTGGCCCGCCTCCTCCTAAGGCTTTCCCAGGGGGGCGAGGTAGCCCTTTCCCACCAGGACCTGGCCCACATGGTGGGGGCCACCCGGGAGACGGTGACCAAGCTTCTGGGGGAGTGGGCCCTTCTGGGCTGGGTGGACCTGGGCTACCGCCGGGTGGAGGTGCGGGCCCGGGAAGCCCTTGCCCAGCAGGCGGGGGCCCTTTAG
- a CDS encoding SpoIID/LytB domain-containing protein, producing the protein MARGWLLILLLPLLLFPFHSPGWGQAKDLLLRVLLKEVPLGQEVPLALPQGEVVVRGMGEGVAVEGRVQPFWDLAVPYFRLEGRPYRGGVRLLVQGERLLLVNLVPLEDYLLGVLPGEMPQGFPLEALKAQAVVARTFAVNRLNPRAPYDLCASELCQVYLGLGAETARHREAVAATQGQVLSYGGRAISALYHADSGGMTAGSEEVFGNALPYLRPRPDPYARGPKSAWRLRLTPEAASRALVSLGRTPKGQDPPQVLERSPSGRAWRVRLLGVEVQGPEAGRLLRLMGLPSALAEFEGWEVAGRGAGHGVGLSQWGAKGMAEAGYAYREILGHYFPGTFLSDLLLAEPPFPGALARLP; encoded by the coding sequence ATGGCGCGTGGCTGGCTCCTTATCCTCCTTCTGCCCCTCCTCCTTTTCCCGTTCCATTCCCCGGGGTGGGGCCAGGCCAAGGACCTTCTCCTGCGGGTCCTCCTCAAGGAGGTGCCCCTGGGACAGGAGGTGCCCCTTGCCCTCCCCCAGGGCGAGGTGGTGGTCCGGGGGATGGGGGAGGGGGTAGCGGTGGAGGGACGGGTTCAGCCCTTCTGGGACCTGGCGGTGCCCTACTTCCGCCTCGAGGGGCGCCCCTACCGCGGGGGGGTGCGCCTCCTGGTCCAGGGGGAGAGGCTTTTGCTGGTGAACCTGGTCCCCCTGGAGGACTACCTCCTCGGGGTTCTGCCGGGGGAGATGCCCCAAGGGTTTCCCCTCGAGGCCCTCAAGGCCCAGGCGGTGGTGGCCCGCACCTTCGCCGTGAACCGCCTGAACCCCAGGGCCCCCTACGACCTTTGCGCCAGCGAGCTCTGCCAGGTCTACCTGGGCCTGGGGGCGGAGACGGCCAGGCACAGGGAAGCGGTGGCCGCCACCCAGGGCCAGGTCCTAAGCTACGGGGGCAGGGCCATCTCCGCCCTCTACCACGCCGACTCGGGCGGCATGACCGCAGGGAGCGAGGAGGTCTTTGGAAACGCCCTACCCTACCTGCGCCCCCGTCCGGACCCCTATGCCCGGGGACCCAAGAGCGCCTGGCGCCTCCGCCTCACCCCGGAGGCCGCCTCCCGGGCCTTGGTGTCCCTGGGGCGCACCCCCAAGGGCCAGGATCCCCCGCAGGTGCTGGAAAGGAGCCCCTCGGGCCGGGCGTGGCGGGTGCGCCTTTTGGGGGTGGAGGTGCAGGGCCCCGAGGCGGGGCGCCTCCTCCGCCTCATGGGCCTGCCCTCGGCCCTGGCGGAGTTTGAGGGCTGGGAGGTGGCGGGCCGGGGGGCCGGGCACGGGGTAGGCCTTTCCCAGTGGGGGGCCAAGGGCATGGCCGAGGCCGGCTACGCCTACCGGGAGATCCTCGGCCACTACTTCCCCGGCACCTTCCTCTCCGACCTCCTCCTGGCCGAGCCCCCTTTCCCCGGGGCCCTGGCCCGGCTACCTTAA
- a CDS encoding menaquinone biosynthesis family protein, whose amino-acid sequence MEALALGYSPCPNDTFIFYALTHGRVESPLPIQPVLEDVETLNRWALEGRLPLTKLSYAAYGRVRDRYVALRSGGALGRGVGPLVVARRPLESLEGVRVAIPGRNTTAFLLLSLYAQGFQPLEVRYDQVMPLVAQGEVEAGLIIHESRFTYPQYGLVKVLDLGEWWEAWTGLPLPLGGILARRDLGEERIRALDQAVRRSLEYALAHPEETLPYLKAHAQEMAEEVLWAHVRTYVNAFSLDLGEEGEEAVRRLLAEAEARGLLPPSAAPLFL is encoded by the coding sequence ATGGAAGCCCTGGCCCTCGGCTACTCCCCCTGCCCCAACGACACCTTCATCTTCTACGCCCTCACCCACGGACGGGTGGAAAGCCCCCTCCCCATACAGCCGGTACTGGAAGACGTGGAGACCCTAAACCGCTGGGCCCTGGAGGGCCGGCTGCCCCTGACCAAGCTCTCCTACGCCGCCTACGGCCGGGTGCGGGACCGGTACGTGGCCCTGCGGAGCGGGGGGGCCCTGGGGCGGGGGGTGGGGCCCTTGGTGGTGGCGCGAAGGCCCTTGGAGAGCCTGGAAGGCGTACGGGTGGCCATCCCCGGACGCAACACCACGGCCTTCCTGCTCCTTTCCCTCTACGCCCAGGGCTTCCAGCCCCTCGAGGTGCGCTACGACCAGGTGATGCCCCTGGTGGCCCAGGGGGAGGTGGAAGCCGGTCTCATCATCCACGAAAGCCGCTTCACTTACCCCCAGTACGGCCTGGTCAAGGTCCTGGACCTGGGGGAGTGGTGGGAGGCCTGGACGGGCCTTCCCCTCCCCTTGGGGGGGATCCTGGCCCGGCGGGACCTGGGGGAGGAGCGGATCCGCGCCCTGGACCAGGCGGTGCGCCGAAGCCTAGAGTATGCCCTGGCCCACCCCGAGGAGACCCTGCCCTACCTGAAGGCCCATGCCCAGGAGATGGCCGAGGAGGTTCTCTGGGCCCATGTGCGTACCTACGTGAACGCCTTCAGCCTGGATCTGGGGGAGGAAGGGGAGGAGGCGGTGCGCCGCCTTTTGGCCGAGGCCGAGGCCCGGGGGCTCCTTCCCCCCTCCGCTGCCCCCCTCTTTTTGTAA